A portion of the Stigmatella aurantiaca DW4/3-1 genome contains these proteins:
- a CDS encoding trehalose-6-phosphate synthase: MSRERIFLASKRAPVTYHRDVSGALTAELAPGGTANVVADLASQLGVSWIACAMTDEDRHVASQHPRGMEVKVSAAAPVLLHLLQHDPAVFEDMQEIITADLLWASNNYLWDGWTKPTFDTRSHRAWKHFETFTETFATTLLERSKACPNPVYLLHDYQMCGVPQHLRAQRPEAPQLLFVHIPWPSADYWRMLPRPMREGLLRGMLGADVIAFFATRWVRNFLACVEDLLPEARVDVPSATVRWEGRAVRVEAMALGYSPSALDIREGEVSPELAAWIGDHPLVVHSGRTDPIKNAERAVLAFTAALQEDPGLRHARLLVKMNPNRLSVEANQQYRERVGRAVEAANRSLGTETVRLVCTNSVNGTFAALRRADVLLLNSTVDGQNLTAFEGTLFNQRDAVLILSERCGAAEALASVSRLVNPFDIVEQAQALREALRASPAERAEAARRRREVVLQYDLPTWVRHQLSSLGLGEAPGDRR, translated from the coding sequence ATGAGCCGAGAACGCATCTTCCTCGCCAGCAAGCGAGCCCCCGTGACGTACCACCGCGATGTCTCGGGGGCGCTCACCGCCGAGCTCGCCCCAGGAGGAACCGCCAACGTGGTGGCCGACCTGGCCAGCCAGCTGGGCGTGTCCTGGATTGCCTGCGCCATGACGGACGAGGACCGGCACGTGGCGTCCCAGCATCCCCGAGGCATGGAGGTGAAGGTGAGCGCGGCCGCGCCCGTTCTCCTCCACCTGCTCCAGCATGATCCGGCCGTCTTCGAGGACATGCAGGAGATCATCACCGCGGACCTGCTCTGGGCCAGCAACAACTACCTCTGGGATGGCTGGACGAAGCCCACCTTCGACACGCGCAGCCACCGGGCCTGGAAGCACTTCGAGACCTTCACGGAGACCTTCGCCACCACGCTGCTCGAGCGCTCGAAGGCCTGCCCCAATCCCGTCTACCTGCTGCACGACTACCAGATGTGCGGCGTTCCCCAGCACCTCCGGGCCCAGCGCCCCGAGGCGCCCCAGTTGCTCTTCGTCCACATCCCCTGGCCCTCGGCGGACTACTGGCGGATGTTGCCCCGGCCCATGCGGGAGGGGCTGCTGCGCGGCATGCTGGGGGCCGACGTCATCGCCTTCTTCGCCACGCGCTGGGTGAGGAACTTCCTGGCCTGTGTGGAGGATCTGCTGCCGGAGGCACGCGTGGACGTCCCGTCCGCCACCGTGCGCTGGGAAGGCCGCGCGGTGCGGGTGGAGGCGATGGCGCTCGGCTATAGCCCCTCGGCCCTGGACATCCGCGAGGGGGAGGTCTCTCCCGAGCTGGCCGCGTGGATCGGCGATCACCCCCTCGTTGTCCACTCCGGCCGCACCGATCCCATCAAGAACGCCGAGCGGGCCGTCCTCGCCTTCACGGCGGCGCTGCAAGAGGACCCAGGCCTGCGGCACGCCCGGCTGCTCGTGAAGATGAATCCCAACCGGCTCTCGGTGGAGGCCAACCAGCAGTACCGGGAGCGGGTGGGCCGCGCCGTCGAGGCGGCCAACCGGAGCCTGGGCACGGAGACCGTCCGGCTGGTCTGCACCAACAGCGTCAATGGCACCTTCGCGGCCCTGCGCCGGGCCGATGTGCTGCTGCTCAACTCCACCGTGGATGGGCAGAACCTCACGGCCTTCGAGGGAACGCTCTTCAACCAGCGCGACGCGGTGCTCATCCTCTCGGAGCGCTGCGGCGCGGCCGAGGCACTCGCCAGCGTCTCCCGGCTCGTCAACCCCTTCGACATCGTCGAGCAGGCCCAGGCGCTGCGAGAAGCCCTGCGCGCCTCCCCCGCCGAGCGGGCCGAGGCCGCGCGGCGGCGGCGAGAAGTTGTCCTCCAGTATGACTTGCCGACCTGGGTGCGGCACCAGCTCTCCAGCCTGGGGCTCGGCGAAGCCCCCGGGGACCGCCGATGA
- a CDS encoding SDR family oxidoreductase → MRQVLIIGSGFIGRRLGQALREAGHSVVLSSRHPPEGPWAGDWRGLDASRPGAIAEAVGATGAHAVVLVHGPSDITGCESAPEAAMATHAGIATHLCQEAPTVRKVLISTDNVFDGQDTGYDESRAPSPANAYGRAKLAAERVLLAADPGALIVRTSLVYGYEPRGPGRGWRNFFMVVADTVRSGQTVQAPVDHWNTPILVDDAAAVLTRLIPGGPSGVLHLAGPDRVSRFEWGRLIAQSLGQDPNLVRPVARAAGRYSCRPANACLRSLRLHHLPELSGLSISGLAAGAARLGPLLDVPPR, encoded by the coding sequence ATGAGGCAGGTGCTCATCATCGGCAGCGGCTTCATTGGCCGACGGCTCGGTCAGGCGCTGCGGGAAGCGGGGCACTCGGTGGTGCTGTCCTCCCGTCACCCCCCCGAAGGCCCGTGGGCGGGGGACTGGCGGGGCCTGGATGCCTCGCGGCCCGGGGCCATCGCGGAGGCGGTGGGCGCCACCGGGGCCCACGCGGTGGTGCTCGTGCACGGCCCCTCCGACATCACTGGCTGCGAGAGCGCACCCGAGGCGGCGATGGCCACCCACGCGGGCATCGCCACCCACCTGTGCCAGGAGGCGCCCACGGTCCGCAAGGTGCTGATCTCGACGGACAACGTCTTCGACGGCCAGGACACCGGCTACGACGAATCCCGGGCCCCCTCCCCCGCCAACGCCTATGGCCGGGCCAAGCTGGCCGCCGAGCGCGTGCTGCTCGCGGCGGACCCGGGCGCCCTCATCGTCCGCACCAGCCTCGTCTACGGATACGAGCCGCGCGGCCCGGGACGCGGCTGGCGCAACTTCTTCATGGTGGTGGCGGACACCGTGCGGTCTGGGCAGACCGTGCAGGCGCCCGTTGACCACTGGAACACCCCCATTCTCGTCGACGATGCCGCGGCGGTCCTCACGCGCCTGATTCCCGGGGGCCCGTCGGGGGTACTCCACCTGGCCGGTCCCGACCGGGTGTCCCGCTTCGAGTGGGGCCGGCTCATCGCCCAGAGCCTCGGCCAGGATCCCAACCTCGTGCGGCCCGTGGCGCGCGCCGCCGGGCGCTACTCCTGCCGCCCCGCCAATGCCTGCCTGCGCAGCCTGCGGCTGCATCACCTCCCGGAGCTCTCCGGGCTGAGCATCTCGGGCCTCGCCGCGGGGGCCGCTCGCCTCGGCCCCTTGCTCGATGTTCCCCCCCGTTGA
- a CDS encoding sugar phosphate isomerase/epimerase family protein, producing the protein MRLSLASTAYMDLPLAEAVSRVKGLGLECIDLAVDTSSRMLQLEDLLEPSRRGAVQRLLAEAGLAISAISNHADGQLLLGPLHEVTDGIYKGTPAEKRAYAIRRMQDCARAADAMGVRLVAGFIGCPDYARWFRWPGQEDGWASQFAQCAEVMGTVLPVYREYGVRFAHELHPKQLVYETESAARSLDVLGEFAEWGFNVDTGNLALTGVDAVDFIRLFGNRIWHVHAKDAEVLRPVTRRHFLAHNRYYSEAERNFRFRIPGWGQLDWRRILTELHLAGYTGDVAVENEDSTLGRWEGSRLALDFIRPLLPHSPRQERWW; encoded by the coding sequence ATGCGGCTGAGCCTCGCGTCCACGGCCTACATGGACCTGCCGCTCGCGGAGGCCGTCTCCCGGGTGAAAGGGCTCGGCCTGGAGTGCATCGATCTGGCGGTCGACACTTCTTCCCGCATGCTCCAGTTGGAGGACCTGCTCGAACCCTCGCGGCGCGGCGCGGTCCAGCGGCTGCTGGCGGAGGCGGGCCTCGCCATCTCGGCGATCAGCAACCACGCGGATGGGCAGCTCCTGCTGGGGCCTCTCCACGAGGTGACGGACGGCATCTACAAGGGCACCCCCGCGGAGAAGCGGGCCTACGCCATCCGCCGCATGCAGGACTGCGCCCGCGCGGCCGACGCGATGGGGGTGCGCCTGGTCGCGGGCTTCATCGGGTGCCCGGACTATGCGCGCTGGTTCCGCTGGCCCGGACAGGAGGATGGGTGGGCCTCGCAGTTCGCCCAGTGCGCCGAGGTGATGGGGACCGTACTGCCGGTCTACCGCGAGTATGGCGTGCGCTTCGCCCACGAGCTGCACCCGAAGCAGCTTGTCTACGAGACGGAGAGCGCCGCCCGGAGCCTGGACGTCCTGGGGGAATTCGCCGAGTGGGGCTTCAACGTCGACACCGGCAACCTGGCCCTGACCGGGGTGGACGCCGTCGACTTCATCCGCTTGTTCGGCAACCGCATCTGGCACGTCCACGCCAAGGATGCCGAGGTGCTCCGTCCGGTCACCCGGCGGCACTTCCTGGCGCACAACCGGTACTACTCCGAGGCCGAGCGCAACTTCCGCTTCCGGATTCCCGGCTGGGGCCAGCTCGACTGGCGCCGCATCCTGACCGAGCTCCACCTGGCGGGCTACACCGGCGATGTCGCCGTGGAGAATGAGGACAGCACCCTCGGCCGCTGGGAGGGAAGCCGCCTCGCCCTCGACTTCATCCGCCCCCTGTTGCCGCACAGCCCTCGGCAGGAGCGCTGGTGGTGA
- a CDS encoding 3-dehydroquinate synthase family protein produces the protein MPSTGSTPILAHDVKSPHRGSLALDGGKTGYRVTVHREDRYEIIIGRGTLARLGELLRPVMAANEADSAVIITDNHVGPLYAELVTKRISATGAPVQCIVIPAGEPSKSIAQAHRLWDELRSRSVRRRTFLVALGGGVLCDLVGFVATTYLRGIPYVNVATSLMGQVDGAIGGKVGVDHSTGKNLIGGFYHPDLVVIDPSCLATLPLAEVINGLAEAVKVALIGTPGLFEQLERLPMSTAWPLDQAAPERLIEGLGPIIPAAIGKKLELLAPDPFEQDLRRLLNLGHSVGHGLEAATHFVRYRHGEAVAIGTATVTAISTGLGLTSVDTLRRILRLLQKLRLPVTVPDDLREVVWQHLETARLVRNGRLLLVMPTAIDHSVIIDDITRGQYDAACQLVAQEAPACG, from the coding sequence ATGCCTTCCACTGGATCCACACCCATCCTCGCCCATGACGTGAAGTCTCCTCATCGCGGCTCGCTCGCCCTCGACGGGGGCAAGACGGGCTATCGCGTCACCGTCCACCGGGAGGACCGCTACGAGATCATCATTGGCCGGGGCACCCTGGCCCGGCTCGGTGAGCTGCTCCGCCCGGTGATGGCGGCCAATGAGGCCGATTCCGCCGTCATCATCACCGACAACCACGTGGGCCCGCTGTACGCGGAGCTCGTGACGAAGCGGATCTCGGCCACGGGCGCCCCCGTGCAGTGCATCGTCATCCCCGCGGGCGAGCCCTCGAAGTCCATCGCCCAGGCCCACCGGCTCTGGGACGAGCTCCGCTCGCGGAGCGTGCGCCGCCGCACCTTCCTCGTGGCCCTGGGGGGAGGCGTGCTCTGCGACCTGGTGGGCTTCGTCGCGACGACCTACCTGCGAGGCATTCCCTACGTCAACGTCGCCACGTCCTTGATGGGCCAGGTGGATGGGGCCATCGGCGGCAAGGTCGGCGTTGACCACAGCACGGGCAAGAACCTCATCGGCGGCTTCTACCATCCGGATCTGGTGGTCATTGATCCCTCGTGTCTCGCCACCCTGCCCCTCGCGGAGGTCATCAACGGTCTGGCCGAGGCGGTGAAGGTGGCCCTCATTGGAACGCCCGGCCTCTTCGAGCAGCTCGAGCGGCTCCCGATGTCCACCGCCTGGCCCCTGGACCAGGCCGCGCCGGAGCGCTTGATCGAAGGTCTGGGGCCCATCATCCCGGCGGCCATCGGCAAGAAGCTCGAGCTGCTCGCGCCCGATCCTTTCGAGCAGGACCTGCGCCGGCTGCTCAACCTCGGGCACAGCGTGGGCCATGGCCTGGAGGCCGCGACGCACTTCGTGCGCTACCGGCACGGCGAGGCGGTGGCCATCGGCACCGCCACGGTCACGGCGATCTCCACGGGGCTGGGGCTCACATCCGTGGACACCCTGCGCCGGATCCTCCGCCTGCTTCAGAAGCTGCGGCTGCCCGTCACCGTTCCAGACGATCTGCGAGAGGTGGTGTGGCAGCACCTGGAGACCGCCCGGCTGGTGCGCAACGGACGGCTCTTGCTGGTCATGCCGACGGCGATCGACCACAGCGTCATCATCGATGACATCACCCGGGGCCAATACGACGCCGCGTGCCAACTCGTCGCGCAGGAGGCCCCGGCATGCGGCTGA
- a CDS encoding sugar phosphate nucleotidyltransferase, translating into MEHVRAVLLAGGRGVRMGRLGQGRLKPLVPFGGQCHLIDFSLLNCRASGIEEVLLLSQHNEAQLIHYLLAHWHGQGLKIHFGPYQGITPETCEHVLATVHRPAEAGTGDALRLNAPYLFGNGVRDVLVLHADHVYRFDYRPMLALHRERRAVLTLGYQRIAREAVSLFGMVELGAEDRLLRFVEKPEQPTADTVFTAVAIFSAEPLQQYLETLSRGPWQADISRDVIPAMIQAGERIFGYRFEAYWEDIGTSARYLEAHRRLVSDRPTLSLAQLPHTLQSTSARHWVRHAGGLRHTLTGDDVRCEGRAERSVLFPGVVIGPRAAVRDSVVLPGAHILGDSQVEGSIVLDGEHLRDAHLRDRTE; encoded by the coding sequence ATGGAGCACGTGCGAGCGGTGTTACTGGCCGGCGGGCGAGGCGTTCGCATGGGCCGTCTCGGGCAGGGGCGGCTCAAGCCGCTGGTCCCGTTCGGAGGCCAGTGCCACCTGATCGACTTCAGCCTCTTGAATTGCCGTGCCTCGGGCATCGAGGAGGTGCTGCTGCTGTCTCAGCACAACGAGGCACAGCTGATTCATTACTTGCTGGCGCACTGGCACGGCCAAGGGTTGAAGATTCACTTTGGCCCGTATCAAGGCATCACCCCGGAGACCTGTGAACACGTGCTGGCCACGGTGCACCGGCCGGCCGAGGCCGGGACGGGCGATGCCTTGCGGCTCAATGCGCCCTATCTCTTTGGAAACGGCGTGCGGGATGTGCTCGTGCTCCATGCCGATCATGTCTATCGTTTCGACTACCGGCCGATGCTGGCGTTGCACCGCGAGCGCCGCGCGGTCTTGACCCTGGGGTATCAGCGCATCGCACGCGAAGCCGTGTCTCTGTTTGGGATGGTGGAGCTTGGCGCGGAAGACAGACTCCTGCGCTTCGTCGAGAAGCCGGAGCAACCCACGGCCGATACAGTGTTCACCGCGGTGGCCATCTTCTCCGCGGAGCCGTTGCAACAGTATTTGGAAACACTGTCCCGGGGGCCCTGGCAGGCCGACATCAGCCGGGATGTCATCCCCGCCATGATTCAGGCCGGGGAGCGCATCTTCGGCTACCGGTTCGAGGCGTACTGGGAAGACATTGGAACCTCGGCGCGCTACCTGGAGGCCCACCGGCGTCTCGTGTCGGATCGGCCCACGCTGAGCCTCGCGCAGTTGCCGCACACGCTCCAGTCCACGTCCGCGCGCCACTGGGTGCGCCACGCCGGTGGGCTGCGCCACACGCTCACCGGGGACGATGTGCGGTGTGAGGGCCGGGCCGAGCGCTCGGTGCTGTTTCCAGGCGTGGTCATCGGTCCGCGCGCGGCCGTGCGCGACAGCGTCGTGTTGCCCGGGGCGCACATCCTCGGGGACAGCCAGGTCGAGGGCAGCATCGTGCTGGACGGGGAGCACCTGCGCGACGCTCACCTCCGGGACAGAACGGAATGA
- a CDS encoding DUF2285 domain-containing protein, with product MDPSLDAWSTSVFWASGALPRLNARIQTGPASARGFRLDRLRCQKSLLLGPEGGTLMLTGNGETVTLGCEGEVEALLSPGAAFVLWVPGPQDLDGAIAALDDFRTLLGPGMQEPLPRSKQLQSYLIALDAERAGASYRDIAILLYGEEAAAKHWRNPARHMKDAVRYAVRRGWALMEGGYRRLLLKPQWAGPA from the coding sequence GTGGATCCATCGCTCGATGCCTGGTCGACCTCGGTCTTCTGGGCCAGCGGTGCCTTGCCCCGGCTGAATGCCCGCATCCAGACCGGCCCCGCCAGCGCGCGGGGGTTCCGGCTGGATCGCCTGCGGTGCCAGAAGAGTCTGCTGCTCGGCCCCGAAGGCGGAACGTTGATGCTCACGGGCAATGGGGAGACGGTCACCCTGGGCTGCGAGGGGGAGGTGGAGGCCCTGCTCTCGCCCGGCGCGGCCTTCGTGCTCTGGGTGCCCGGACCGCAGGATCTCGATGGGGCCATCGCCGCGCTGGATGACTTCCGGACGCTGCTCGGGCCCGGCATGCAGGAGCCGCTTCCCCGCTCCAAACAGCTTCAGAGCTATCTCATCGCGCTGGATGCGGAGCGGGCGGGGGCCTCGTACCGGGACATCGCCATCTTGCTGTACGGCGAGGAGGCGGCGGCGAAGCACTGGAGGAATCCCGCCCGGCACATGAAGGATGCCGTCCGCTACGCCGTGCGGCGCGGGTGGGCCCTCATGGAAGGGGGGTACCGCCGCTTGCTGCTGAAACCGCAGTGGGCGGGGCCGGCATAG
- a CDS encoding DUF5011 domain-containing protein produces MKHTVWGVLVGAGAVLVGMPADAQTRSPWQMHHGLEASVANPHGLLEFSCTPTEHGDRCEYDVATIPPSEEAGWAPAPNPDTIGFSIPSRVCQAPVACLAYGDFTYFQTFVDVPANVVVTTFTIAFDGMDDGSRVTLFNSAYPDGLVIPGSYVYLRGSGTANLGAYVKPGERQRVVVTQVDDCCSDNRLQTAEVVLNGEVVELPEGCHGPSDCDDGNTCTTDVCRPDGTCEHPLLVCAGGQSCGQPPGGGEGGDGDEEDGGVIIGIQEQNACPEGATDLTMSVRGTQDMVLECGQDHWADPGAQAWDVSCNALEVHVFNSGPDGYGPGPNPCAEGTYSVQYVAWDAKGRTTSTVRSVRVEDTTPPAFRLKGPGHMTHTCGSQWVDPGWEAIDACYGNITPEVHWTGFPNGWVEGSYTVVYTLTDSGGNKAPTLTRTVDVVDCPW; encoded by the coding sequence ATGAAACATACTGTATGGGGTGTCCTGGTGGGCGCTGGAGCTGTCCTGGTGGGAATGCCTGCGGACGCTCAGACCCGTTCTCCCTGGCAGATGCACCATGGGCTGGAGGCCTCCGTGGCCAACCCTCACGGGTTGCTGGAGTTCTCGTGCACGCCCACGGAGCACGGCGATCGCTGTGAATACGACGTGGCGACCATTCCTCCGAGTGAGGAGGCGGGGTGGGCCCCCGCGCCGAACCCAGACACGATTGGCTTCTCCATCCCCTCGCGCGTCTGTCAGGCGCCGGTGGCGTGCTTGGCGTATGGGGATTTCACCTATTTCCAGACGTTCGTGGACGTGCCCGCGAACGTGGTGGTGACCACGTTCACCATCGCCTTCGATGGCATGGATGATGGCTCGCGGGTGACGCTCTTCAACTCCGCGTACCCCGACGGGCTCGTCATCCCGGGCAGCTACGTCTACCTGCGCGGCTCGGGCACGGCGAACCTGGGCGCCTATGTCAAACCGGGCGAGCGCCAACGGGTGGTCGTCACGCAGGTGGATGACTGCTGCTCGGACAACAGGCTGCAGACGGCGGAGGTGGTGCTCAACGGCGAAGTCGTCGAGCTGCCCGAGGGGTGCCATGGCCCCAGCGATTGCGATGATGGCAACACCTGCACCACGGACGTGTGCAGGCCCGATGGGACGTGTGAGCACCCGCTGTTGGTCTGCGCCGGGGGCCAGTCCTGCGGCCAGCCGCCCGGAGGGGGAGAGGGCGGGGATGGCGACGAGGAGGACGGAGGGGTCATCATCGGCATCCAGGAGCAGAACGCCTGCCCCGAGGGCGCCACGGACCTCACGATGTCGGTCCGCGGCACCCAGGACATGGTGCTGGAGTGTGGCCAGGACCATTGGGCGGATCCCGGTGCCCAGGCGTGGGACGTGTCCTGCAATGCCCTGGAGGTGCACGTGTTCAACTCGGGCCCTGACGGGTATGGCCCGGGCCCGAACCCCTGCGCCGAGGGCACCTACTCGGTGCAGTACGTCGCCTGGGATGCGAAGGGCCGCACGACGAGCACCGTGCGCTCGGTGCGGGTGGAGGACACCACGCCGCCCGCGTTCCGGCTCAAGGGGCCGGGGCACATGACGCACACCTGCGGCTCCCAGTGGGTGGATCCGGGTTGGGAGGCGATCGATGCCTGCTACGGCAACATCACCCCCGAGGTGCACTGGACCGGCTTCCCGAACGGCTGGGTCGAGGGCTCCTACACGGTGGTGTACACGCTGACCGACAGCGGCGGGAACAAGGCCCCGACGCTGACGCGCACCGTGGACGTGGTGGACTGCCCCTGGTAG
- the rho gene encoding transcription termination factor Rho, translating into MSETPDSNDPRNPLRPTEAARPEPSAPDDEGGDDGEGDEGPDEGDASAASAGQAGPGGPPGQAGGRRRRRRRRRRGAQVLFTPEGQAYRMQPGPDGQMVQVFLTPQELQQHQQRLAQQQQQQPPAPQHGQHGQHPPHAPHSPRAPHHGGPQGHAAPQQHLAPVEGVLDTEAKGPNAFLRQLKKNLLPSPDDAELPKNLVQKLRLRQGQYVTAFAQMRGTKGLIQRVDTVDGRPLDGAPRLPHFADLTSVDPIERIKLENGHREMVTRVMDLIAPIGKGQRALIVAPPKTGKTIMLQRIAQAVLSNHPEIHVMVLLIDERPEEVTDMRRSIKAEVLASSSDRPTGDHLKVAELALERARRLVESGKDVLVLLDSITRLARAYNKEVDSSGRTLTGGVDSRALERPKRIFGAARATEEAGTLTIIGTALIDTGSRMDEVIFEEFKGTGNSEVTLDRLLAEKRVFPAINIAQSGTRKEEKLFTLKEYEKIRKLRQMLFAVKPVEAMEALIKRLSRYTYNDEFFDEL; encoded by the coding sequence ATGAGCGAGACCCCTGACAGCAACGATCCCCGCAATCCCCTCCGGCCCACCGAGGCCGCCCGCCCCGAGCCGTCTGCCCCGGACGACGAGGGCGGTGATGACGGTGAGGGGGACGAGGGGCCCGACGAGGGCGATGCCTCCGCAGCCTCCGCGGGCCAGGCCGGCCCCGGGGGGCCTCCGGGCCAAGCCGGGGGCCGCCGCCGCCGCCGCCGCCGCCGCCGCCGGGGTGCCCAGGTCCTCTTCACGCCGGAGGGCCAGGCCTACCGCATGCAGCCAGGGCCGGATGGCCAGATGGTGCAGGTGTTCCTCACCCCGCAGGAGCTCCAGCAGCACCAGCAGCGCCTGGCCCAGCAGCAGCAGCAGCAACCGCCGGCCCCGCAGCATGGCCAGCACGGCCAGCACCCCCCGCACGCGCCCCACAGCCCGCGGGCCCCGCACCACGGCGGCCCCCAGGGCCACGCCGCGCCCCAGCAGCACCTGGCCCCCGTGGAGGGCGTGCTGGACACCGAGGCCAAGGGGCCCAACGCCTTCCTGCGTCAGCTGAAGAAGAACCTGCTGCCCTCGCCGGATGACGCGGAGCTGCCCAAGAACCTGGTGCAGAAGCTGCGCCTGCGGCAGGGCCAGTACGTCACCGCGTTCGCGCAGATGCGGGGCACCAAGGGCCTCATCCAGCGCGTGGACACCGTGGACGGCCGCCCGCTGGACGGGGCGCCCCGGCTGCCGCACTTCGCGGACCTCACCTCGGTGGACCCCATCGAGCGCATCAAGCTGGAGAACGGCCACCGGGAGATGGTCACCCGGGTGATGGACCTGATTGCCCCCATCGGCAAGGGGCAGCGCGCGCTCATCGTCGCCCCGCCCAAGACGGGCAAGACGATCATGCTCCAGCGCATTGCCCAGGCGGTGCTCTCCAACCATCCGGAAATCCACGTGATGGTGCTGCTCATCGACGAGCGCCCCGAGGAAGTCACCGACATGCGCCGCAGCATCAAGGCGGAGGTGCTCGCCTCGAGCTCGGACCGGCCCACGGGCGACCACCTCAAGGTGGCGGAGCTGGCGCTGGAGCGGGCGCGGCGCCTGGTGGAGAGCGGCAAGGACGTGCTCGTCCTCCTGGACTCCATCACCCGGCTGGCGCGCGCCTACAACAAGGAAGTGGACAGCTCGGGCCGCACCCTCACGGGCGGCGTGGACAGCCGCGCCCTGGAGCGCCCCAAGCGCATCTTCGGTGCCGCGCGTGCCACCGAGGAGGCGGGCACGCTCACCATCATCGGCACGGCGCTCATCGACACCGGCAGCCGCATGGACGAGGTCATCTTCGAGGAGTTCAAGGGCACCGGGAACTCCGAGGTGACGCTGGACCGGTTGCTGGCCGAGAAGCGCGTCTTCCCCGCCATCAACATCGCCCAGTCCGGCACGCGCAAGGAGGAGAAGCTCTTCACCCTCAAGGAGTACGAGAAGATCCGCAAGCTGCGGCAGATGCTCTTCGCGGTGAAGCCGGTGGAGGCCATGGAGGCGCTCATCAAGCGCCTGAGCCGCTACACCTACAACGACGAGTTCTTCGACGAGTTGTAG